The following proteins come from a genomic window of Populus nigra chromosome 6, ddPopNigr1.1, whole genome shotgun sequence:
- the LOC133696811 gene encoding protein RICE SALT SENSITIVE 3-like translates to MEEHLSPLAVTHLLQHTLRSLCVHENSQWVYAVFWRILPRNYPPPKWDGQGAYDRSRGNRRNWILVWEDGFCNFAASTAEINSGDCPSSSVYGNCEFQHYQGLQPELFFKMSHEIYNYGEGLIGKVAADHSHKWIYKEPNDQEINFLSAWHNTADSQPRTWEAQFQSGIKTIALIAVREGVVQLGAVHKVIEDLSYVVLLRKKFSYIESIPGVLLPHPSSSAYPYKVDGYGTVSDTWHYQGSNIAPQSPTEFYDHFNQVPFKITPSMSSLEALLSKLPSVVPPPQPAAAHHQAAGYCDSQSHYVSSIQRGMEKVAKEEIDEEYTRADQQDVGESSSSLSAADYRKQQFQQFQDLNVNVRNTSGYFE, encoded by the exons ATGGAAGAACATCTAAGCCCATTAGCTGTGACTCATCTTCTTCAGCACACCCTGAGAAGCTTATGCGTTCATGAGAACTCTCAATGGGTTTATGCTGTGTTTTGGAGGATCTTGCCTAGGAATTACCCACCACCCAA ATGGGATGGTCAAGGAGCTTATGACAGATCAAGAGGGAATAGAAGGAACTG GATATTGGTTTGGGAAGATGGTTTCTGCAACTTTGCTGCATCAACAGCTGAGATCAACTCTGGGGACTGTCCAAGCTCATCAGTTTATGGTAACTGTGAGTTTCAACACTATCAAGGACTGCAACCAGAGCTCTTTTTCAAGATGTCCCATGAAATCTACAACTATGGAGAAGG ATTGATAGGAAAAGTAGCTGCAGATCACAGTCATAAGTGGATATACAAAGAACCAAATGATCAAGAAATCAACTTCCTGTCAGCATGGCACAACACAGCAGACTCG CAACCTAGGACATGGGAAGCCCAGTTCCAGTCTGGTATAAAG ACCATAGCCCTGATTGCTGTTAGAGAAGGTGTTGTTCAACTAGGAGCTGTTCACAAG GTAATTGAAGACCTGAGCTATGTAGTTCTACTGAGAAAGAAATTCAGCTACATAGAAAGCATTCCTGGTGTGCTCTTGCCACACCCATCATCTTCTGCATACCCTTATAAGGTGGATGGTTATGGCACGGTATCAGACACATGGCACTACCAAGGAAGTAACATTGCACCCCAAAGTCCAACAGAGTTTTATGACCACTTCAATCAAGTACCATTTAAGATAACTCCATCTATGAGCAGCCTTGAAGCTCTACTCTCCAAGCTCCCATCAGTGGTGCCACCACCACAACCAGCTGCAGCTCATCATCAAGCCGCAGGCTACTGTGACTCACAGTCCCACTATGTATCATCTATCCAAAGGGGAATGGAGAAAGTGGCCAAGGAGGAGATTGATGAAGAGTATACTAGGGCTGATCAACAGGATGTAGGTGAGAGTAGCAGTTCATTGTCAGCTGCAGATTATCGCAAGCAGCAGTTTCAACAATTCCAGGATTTGAATGTTAATGTCAGGAATACTAGTGGGTATTTTGAGTGA